Within Fusarium keratoplasticum isolate Fu6.1 chromosome 8, whole genome shotgun sequence, the genomic segment AGAGTAATTTGTTCACCCGTATAAACAGTGTCTCCCTGGCCAGGATAGTGAACATCATGTGTGATGGGATGGCCCACACATTGCTCCTCGGTCCATGGCTCCTCGTCATAGCTGGCGACTCGCCGCGCGAGATGAGCGGCAGCATGAACAAGAGAGCTGTACACCATGATGAAAAGAAAATATATGAATTATTAGTAGAGATGAAGAAACTGGGAGGAAATTCGAGAGTTGGGCAGAAACAGCTTAAATGCAACTTGGGCATCTTGAAACATCTGGAGATTAGACCCGATCCTTCAGGCCCTTTGGCGTGGTGTTGGTTGACCCCGGTCCAGCAAGTCGGTTCGTATAGCTACCCACGGACCAGATTCTGCAGCTGAAGAATCCGTCGCAAGATTTTTAGATTGGGGCTGTTTCAAGAGATTGGTACCTGCGCACAATTTCCTCTCAGAGGAATGGTGTAAACACAATGCTCAAATTGCGTCCCTCCGTAGAGAAGCTTCTCTCGTCTAGCCTTACCAGGGTCTTACATAGCGGCCCCAGATTTGCAAGGTAGTCGGCTCCCAAAGTCGAGGTTTTTATTAAGCCCCAGACAAAATTGCAGGGTTGGTTTCATGTTGAGTTATGACCTGACCTCAGCCCCATCCTGTCATTGCTAGACGACTTCTCTTGGTGACTCATCCTTGGGTGTCGATCCTCCGCAATGCAATCCTGATCCAGTACTGGATGCTGACAAGCGTTCCAGTATTTCGGCAGTTTCCTTTCTCGTCAAAGCCAAGTCCTGATCAGACGGTAGGTTTATTGCAATGGATACCTCAAAGTCTTTCTTCTCTAACTACCATAAACTGCAAATATACAAACAAGAGCTACCAGTTCATGTCGGAGGATATACTCGTGGCTAAGCCCTTGGCTAATTCATTCACAACTCAAACCTCAAACCACAAGCCTATTTGACATTTGAGTACCAATGCTGGCCGGCCGCTCAAGCCGCCTCCACACAATCCACATATGCGTTGTTACCAAAGAAAACACAAATGTCAGCAAGTTCCCGATAAAGAAGGTTAGGGTAAAAGAGTATCCAACAGTGAGATAGTGTAGGTTGTCTGACTTTCTGACACTGCTCCAGATAGCACCAGAAAACACAATTCCACTAAAAATCACCAGCACCGCACAAACTATAACGAGCAGCGCCGTGAAACTGCCTGTGATCTTGGCGTGATGTTCAAAGCATAAGCCGTATAGACTCAATTGGCGGCCCTGGGTGTGGGTGAGGGAAAGGTTTGAATTGGTGACGAGATGCTCTGGCGGGTTGGTCATATCTTGGAGTTCAACGGATTGTTCGTCATTTATATTGTGGCTTTTCCATTCTTTAGATCGTGTCAGTCAAAACGATTGCGTATAAAATCAGTCCCGCCATATCTCACCTAAGTATAGCTCCAGAGCAGAAAGGACCGGGAGCCCAAGAAGCACCAGTGGCAGAATCTGGCCAAAGCCCAAAGAGAAGCTTACAGGTGAGGCACCAGGATCCGGGCCCCAGAAGACGAAGAAAAGTATCTGACACAACCCAAATGTGGTGTAGAATAATAGCCAAATGATTTCGGCGATAAATGACCGGCGAAACTCGAAGATCACAATTCCCAGTACCCGTCCATACAACGCCATCCCTCCATATGTAGGCAATTCCGAACATTGCGTTTCGATGTACGCGGTTGCTTTTTGGTCGAACCTGTCTTGTTCATCGGCTGATGGCCACTGACAAATCCAATGAAGCGCAGCGATAGACAGTCTCTCGGGTGACTGTCTAAATAATGGAGAGAGGAGTTCAAGTAACCTGCGAAGATAGCTCCAGGCGATAATCAATATTATCGAAAGTGTAGCCAAAAATATCGTCTGGCCGTATGTGTTGTCCGTCCAGACAAGGTATAAATAGAATTCGTCTGGGTCGAGGGCGCATTGCAATGTGAGGCTTGCATCAATAAGCTGCGTCAGGACGAGTTGCGGTATCAGACAGCCGATTGTAATGAGCATGATAAAGATTCGTACATTCCGAAGCCGCTTGAATTTTTCAAGATGATCCCGTAGAATGGTCACGGCAGATAGGTGAACGAAGCAAGAAAGTAGCGCGATGTTGACTGCCAAACAGTACGAGTATGCAGACACTTGAGCGTCAAGCCCGTTCACGCCATATCGAAGCAGGTATATCGCTACCGTGAGGGCCAGACTGGTGAATAGTTGTTGGTCGGAAAGGGCTTTGATGAAGGACTCAAAAGCTGCAATGCGCTGCTTTCGAACCTCATTGCTAGCCTTTGAGCGGCGGCCAAGCCCAGTAatgatggcctcgtcaaGTTGGCTATATCGATCAGGTCGGAGCGCTTGGCCAAAGTAGGCGACGAGGATTGCCAGGATGGTGAGAAATGACGAGGCGGCAAACGAGATCAGCACCTGTATTCGAAATATCTGTCAGTACGTCgtatttctttttcccttcaCTGGCAATAACCATGGTTGTCTTACACCAATCCCAGCGACATCAGGGTCCGCAGAGTCGGATGGAGTACAAGAAGCCATTGCGAACCAAACTCAGGTAGCACCAAGGGAGGTGAAAGAGAGAGGAACAGAGAAACTAGAAGAAAGATAAGGagcaaaaaagagagagagagaagaaaatcAGGCTGGGAATCAAGATGCCTGCCCATTTATAGGCCCTCTCTTCAGCCGCACTGTTTTGCTGCTGCATCTTGGCACATCAGGCTGCGGCAAATGTGACCCATTTGAGCCAATTTCAATAACCAGGTCGGTAACTATCTCTGCATCTTGGTCTATTTTTAGATAGAAATGGTTTGGttgtccttgaactcgtccCAAAGGTCTGCGCCCAACAAGGGGGCAGACAGTTGGCATACAGACTTGGCGATTCGATGGGAAGTCGCAACATTCCCATAGTACCTAAGGTTAGGATGAGAATCAAGTTATCAATAGCGAATGGAAGAGACTTGATAAAGTCTATGTAGGTAGATAACTTGTTATATAACCCATACCTACTATGCCTCATTTTTGCCTTGAACTTTGCCATAAATACAAATGCCAATAAACATCTAGGCATGCCCCACCATATTATAAACACCTAACTATTAGAAGTCTGTGTGCCAAGCATTAGTTCCCTGAACGCCCCAACAGCATAACTCTACACCTAACGTCCTGCTCGTCCAAGTGCACGTGAGAACGTGAGAACTATCTCCTGGCAGcataaattataattacccTTTCACAGTTCGCTCCGTAGCTGTGTCTTCGAGTCTAACAGGATGACTTGGCCCTGAAATCATCGGGTGCTTGCAGGCAATCCCGTGACGTGCACACATATGACAGATGCCAGCAAACAAATCGGCAACTTCCCGAACAACCATCAAACACTTGTCTGTTTTTCCCTGTCCTCATTAGTACATCAATTCCAGGCAGCAATCATTTTCTGGAATCTTCCACACTCGCTGTCCATGACTATTCATCGCTGGCCAGCTCCTCTTCGCATCGGCCTAGGTGAATTATAGAGCACATAGTCGGCACAGTGTGGTTGACAACTGAACAACCACACTTCCTCTTGAAACAAGGCGAGGACCTGTGAACAAGTGCTTCTCCCGCGACTATAAATGCGGCCGACTGCCCTTTCATCTGCCCTTTGTTTCCTCGCCTCACCTTTGACCAGAACGCTCACGACAACACTCACGACTAAACCTCTCATCACAGCACTCGCGACAAAACCCACCACCGCACCCgcaccaacaacaccgaaAACtccctccatcatgtcctgGCAGAAGGAGATTCGTCCCACCCGGGAGAATTCTAGCCTCCCACTGTACGACAACGCGCCCGAGGCGGCCACAGAGCCCGAACCGCTCAGCCGCCGTGAACAACGACGCCTCCGTCGTCGAACCGCCCGCAACTTTTCCGAGGTTGCCCAGGTCGCTTCCCCAGACGACCTCGAGAATGAAACCAAGGTTCGTGAGTCCACCAAGAAGGGCCAGGCTTCCGCTAACAAGAAACAGGATGGTCAGGATGACGCCAACACCACGGCCGAGACGATTGGTGAGTCGAGCAAGGACTCTCCCTCTGATGCTCCGGCCGCACCATCCTCTGACCCTGAGACTGGCAGTCCCGAGGATAAAGACTGCGGCGAGGATGCGGACAAGGGGGAGTAAACCTTGGACCGCACGAGGATGAATATGCTGACTGTTGAacagatgacgatgatccTCCAACAACTGCCCCACAAACGCGAGGCACAAGCAACAACGAGAACCGGAACCAAAATGCCCAAATACTCAACGGCCTGAACGCAACTGTTTACAAGACACCGCCACCAGGACAGGGTGAGTTTACCgccgacgaagacgacgaggctaTTCCGATGATAACGTTTTGGGGAGCCACAAAGATGGCTCTACAGAATCTAGATTTCCTTTGTCAAAAAACCATCCGATTACGAGATACGGACTCCCGAGCAAGACTTGGTTGAGATGACAGGCTCGAGCTCAACCTCTGCCTTGTTCCATTTTTGAGAAAACACCGCCCTGACTCAACATGGGGCCAATACTTAGATAGTgaataaatacctttcttTTAGGAGTTTTCCTCATTGCACCCCTTTTACTTGTCACTCTCGTGAGACGCCACGCCATCCTTTAAATTATTTATGCGATAGCTCATATTCAATCTCTGTGCGATTGGCCTGGGGTTAAATGCCAGTACCAGTCGCGATTTGTAACTACACTCCCATATCGTACAGAGCCCCTCAGTTTCCAACCTGCACGACAACCTTTCCAAAATGCTTGCTATCCCACTGATACTGATAAGCCTCCTTAACCTGCTCAAAGGAAAAGATCTTGGGGTCAACCACgggcttcatcttgatcgAGTCAATGGCACGGTTCATCTCCTCAAACTGCAGCTTGGATCCGACAAAGATACCACGAACAATGCAAAGATGGTTGAGAATGTCCATCAGCGGGGGCTGCTCGTCCGATGACGAGAGGAACCCGATAATGGTGATGACACCACCGagcttgatgcccttgagcGACTGCGCAAGAGTGGCCGGGCCGCCAACCTCGATGATATGGTCAAAGCCCAAACCCTTGGGGGTTAGCGCTCGCGCGACCTCGCCCCAGTTGGCCGTCTCGCGATAGTTGATGACGTGAGAAGCTcccagcttcttgagggcatcgaaCTTGTCGTTTGAAGATGTTGTGGCCACAACGGTGGCGCCAGCAGCCACGGCAAACTGAATGGCCGCGAGACTCACACCACCAGTGCCTTGGGTTAGAACCCAgtcaccagccttgacagccttggaCTGCAGTCCATACAGAGCA encodes:
- a CDS encoding PKS-ER domain-containing protein; the protein is MATPTSTRAWSLYKIDPNSFDGLELKESIPIPNLGDHDVLVQIEAVSLNYRDLALPRGRYPFAMNLPVVPGSDASGIAVAVGPKVTSISKGDRVCTLFNELHQAGEITPEGAASGLGGAIDGTLRQYGVFPEQGLVQAPQSLNAIEASTLTCAPLTSWNALYGLQSKAVKAGDWVLTQGTGGVSLAAIQFAVAAGATVVATTSSNDKFDALKKLGASHVINYRETANWGEVARALTPKGLGFDHIIEVGGPATLAQSLKGIKLGGVITIIGFLSSSDEQPPLMDILNHLCIVRGIFVGSKLQFEEMNRAIDSIKMKPVVDPKIFSFEQVKEAYQYQWDSKHFGKVVVQVGN